One Nicotiana tomentosiformis chromosome 4, ASM39032v3, whole genome shotgun sequence genomic window carries:
- the LOC138910185 gene encoding uncharacterized protein, with the protein MANNERGYAKSDNEEVLPQNEKKVLAKTRKKDQQALMLIHQCLDDAMFEKVADATTSKEAWGILQNSLQGVDKVRKEFKDLDSMMVEQLEGSLQAHEEKIKRKQEVSLEQLLKTQASFKDYGGEKSYRGNGRGRGRGAHGRGKSNEKANLVDDKKEEVESTLLMVLKEKDKDDCNSWYLDNGASNHMCGCKEKFVEINKTVRGNVSFGDTSKIQIKGIGTILISCKNGDHKLI; encoded by the exons atgGCGAATAATG AAAGAGGGTATGCAAAATCCGATAATGAGGAAGTTCTGCCTCAAAATGAAAAAAAGGTCTTGGCAAAGAcaaggaagaaggatcaacaagctCTCATGCTCATCCACCAATGTTTGGATGATGCCATGTTTGAGAAGGtggcagatgctaccacctcaaaggaagcttgggggattttacaaaattctcttcaaggagttgacaaggtgaggaag gagtttaaagatttagactctatgatggTAGAGCAATTGGAGGGCTCTTTACAAGCCCACGAAGAAAAGataaaaaggaaacaagaagtgtcattggagcaacttcttaaaactcaggcatccttcaaggattatggaggtgaaaagagcTATCGAGGGAATGGACGGGGACGAGGCCGTGGCGCTCATGGAAGAGGAAAAAGTaacg aaaaagctaaccttgttgacgacaagaaagaagaagttgagtcaACATTGTTGATGGTACTCAAGGAAAAAGACAAGGATGATTGCAActcgtggtatttggacaatggagcaagcaatcatatgtgtggatgcaaagagaagtttgtggagatcaataaaacggtgagaggtaatgtgtcctttggagatacctcaaagattcaaatcaAAGGGATAGGTACGATTCTGATCTCCTGTAAAAATGGTGACCACAAGTtaatttaa